A region from the Thermomicrobiales bacterium genome encodes:
- a CDS encoding LuxR C-terminal-related transcriptional regulator: MTAARPIEIAQEAFDLTNRVRERSFGTFRIGRSNKQIAEALFVSERTAQTHVQQHFDKMDVNTRAAAAALAVEHGIE, encoded by the coding sequence GTGACTGCCGCTCGGCCAATCGAAATTGCGCAGGAAGCCTTCGACCTTACAAACCGTGTGAGAGAGAGGTCCTTCGGCACATTTCGCATCGGCCGCTCGAACAAGCAGATCGCAGAGGCGCTCTTTGTCAGCGAGCGGACAGCCCAAACACACGTCCAGCAGCATTTCGACAAGATGGACGTCAACACACGCGCTGCTGCTGCCGCGCTTGCGGTGGAACACGGAATAGAGTAG